GTACGTTGGTGTTTGATGAAGCAGATCAGATGATGGACCAAGGCTTCTTACCGGACTCTAGTTTTGTGGTGGATTCTTGTCCGAAGGAATTGCAGCTGGCACTTTTCTCGGCAACGGTTTCTCCGACGGTGCAAGAATTGATGAATGAGCTTTTTGAGAACGCTGAGGTCATTCGCAGCGAAGGCAGCGGCAAACCCGTAAAAACTCTGACGACGACGAACCTCAAAGTCGAAGACGGCAAGCGCTGGCCACTTTTTGAAATGCTCATCAAACAAAGAGTCGAAGGCGGTACCATGGTGTTCGCCAATACCCGTGAGCAATGTGACAAGATCGCTCAAGAGCTCACAGCCAAGGGCTATGAATGCGTCATCTATCGTGGCGAAATGGAAAAAGCCGATCGCCGCGACAATCTTAAAAAATTCCGCGATGGTAAAGTGAGCCTTCTGATTGCCACAGACCTTGCGGGCCGTGGTCTTGATATTCCGCACGTGGGACGAGTCATTAACTATCACTTGCCAAAGCAAATGGAAAACTACGTTCACCGCGCAGGTCGTACAGCCCGTGCCGGCCGCAAAGGAACTGTTGTGAACTTAGTGACTGAGCGTGATGTTCAGTTGATTTCAAAATTGGACGGCGTGAAGCAAGTCACTTTCGAAAAAAGACAAAAGCCCGCTCCAGGCAAACAAACTGGTAAACCGGCTCCGAAGCAAGCCCATGGCAAGCCCGCAGCTGGCGGCAAGCCAAAAGCAAAATCAGCTCCGCCTCATTCTGCGAAGCCGAAGCATAAATCTTTTGGTGGAAAGAGCAAGCGGCCCTAACCAAAAGGGCCACCCGCGGGCGATTTACTTTACTTGCGCAGGCACGTAGCAGAGACCGAGAGATCCCCAATACTTGTCACCTTCATAAATTTTAAAGAGTTTGTTCATAGACTTGTAAGGAAAATAATTCGAAGACAGATTGTCGTTCTCTTGCCAGAGTTCGACGGTGTCGATCGTAGTTTTCTTCATCCATCCAGAAATATCAGAATCAAAAAGACTCTGACGAATATCCGATGGGTAAGACTCTCTCAGACAGAGGAAACCTTTAAAGTTCACGTCATTCAATACGTTGAGAAGAGCTCTTTCAAAGAGAGTCAAATCACGCTGAGTTCCTGCAACCATCAACGTCGCTTGCAAGCGCTTAGAGCAATCAGGCAAGTTCTGCGCATCGCCTGCGCGCGATTGATAGCACTGGAGGAAATCAAAATAGAGAACCTCTGAAATCGGCAAGCTCTGGCGTTGCGGATGTTCTGGAGGATGCTGCATGAACGTGTAATAGAAACCCGCTTGCAAAAGCACTTCTGGCACGGGGCTCTTCAAGCTCAGCATACGACCGAGCTTGTCGTAGAAATCAAAGATCGCCTCTTGATCGTAAGGATTGGTGAAGTAAGCCTCAGCGGCCATTTCCATGTCGACCATCTGATCATAGGAAATTTCAACCTGCAGGTTCCACAGCGACTCATGGAATAAAATCGTCGCCTGCTGAATTTCATTCAACTTGTAGAACTCCGGCATCAAGAAAGTTTCCGCCTTATCGTTCGTCATTCCGAAAAGCACTAGGTTTGACTCAGGCTCACCGGTCAAACGACGGTATTCTTCAATCAAATCTTGGTGCTGGCTCGTCGTCAGATCTTTTTCTGAGATCTGATAATATGTGCGCGAACTTCCTGACGGATAGATCAAAGAAAGGAGGCTCCCCTTGATCTGCGGATTCAAAGGGGCCTGATTGATTTTATTAATCAGCAGTGCCAATCCCGGCACTTCTTTCAACTTCATCGGCGTTGAGCGGACTTGAATTTTTGCGCTATAGAACGTCAGATACTGGCCATCCTGATAAAATCCGCCGCCGCCGTTGCGAACACGAGACCAACCCCACATCATTTGCGGAACCATTAGGACTACGAGAAGAACTGAGAGTCTCATGCTTTCTCCGTGAGTTCGAAAAATTGCGTTGAAAAGCAGTAAACCGAATCTTTCGGCACTGGCTCTGACTGCTGCTCAAGTTCGCGGTCAAACTCCTGACAAAGTCTTTGGATGAACTCTTTCAGGACAGGAATTTTTTCTTTACGAATTGAGAACACAACAGATGAGAAATCGCGCTCCGTCACATTACGCTCTTCCAAAGCCTGTTCGGCTTTATCCAGCAACTGGCGGTGATAACTGCGAATTGCCGAAGAAGAAATATCCTGAGTCGTCGTGCGGTTGATTTCACTGCGCCTGAACGAATCCCCATCACGCACCACCAAACCCAAGCGCATCAAGCGTTCCAGAGCTTGCGTTGCTGTTTCAATAGAAACATTGAGCTTCTTGGAAATAAAATCCGCATTACCTTGGAAACCTTCCAGATCAATCAGTTCCATAATCGCCAGGTGATACCAATCGGCGATCAGCTCAAACTCATCCAATTGAAGCTCCCGGGCTTCAGGAAATCTTTGACGAAGACGCTCGATCGCAATCTTACGAGTCACAGTTCCGCGGCCATGCACGCTTTGAACGAGATCCACGAAAATCTTTTTCTCTTCGTCGGGAATCTTCAAACGCTCAGCGACCACAACAGCGCGGTCCTCTGACAATCCTACTTTTCCGTGGAGAATTTCAGTCAGGCGCGAAGAGCGGATTTCAAGCTCTTTCGCAAAAGATCTCACTGAGTAGTTGCGGTCATTGCTCTGACGTTTTTTTAATTCGTCAGCAAGAAAGTGGCGATAACTTAAATAACGTTCTAATGGCATGCAAACTCTGTACAAAAATTAAAAAGCATTGTCATTGTTTAATCTGTTTATTGTGCGGAACAGCCCACGGGCGGTCATGGACGGATCAAGATAGTCCACACTGAAATTTCCTCTCATATTTTTTAAAAAAAGAACGATAACCTGAAAACATATTAGGGGGAGGTTCCACGTGTTTTTAAAAACCAGCCAGCTTTGGCTCGTCGTGAGCAGCATTGCGATCTTTGCAGCATGCAATCCAATGCACGCCTCAGATACTCCTGCGGAAACGTCGCTTTCATCTGCGAAACCGGAATTACAAGCAGTGATTAAAGCAATCACACCAAATATTTGCTCGACGGTGCCTGAGTATGGGACTGCAAAAATCACCTGTCCTGCGGGGCAAACTGTTTCGGAAGTAATATTTGCGAGCTACGGCAGTCCAACAGGATCTTGTGGAGCGTTTAAAACGTCTTCATGTAATGCCGCAAACTCTCTCGATATTGTAAAAAGAGCCTGCCTTGGAAAAGCCTCCTGCTCTATCGAAGCGAACAATGGTCCTTTCGGCGACCCTTGCGAAGGCACCGGCAAATCTCTTTCAGTTCAAGTGACGTGCTCAGATGCTGGCTCTGCGACGCCGCA
The sequence above is drawn from the Bdellovibrionales bacterium genome and encodes:
- a CDS encoding DEAD/DEAH box helicase codes for the protein MTSFIDLGLLTSLVKTLKSKRHFNPTEIQANVIPLLMGGQSVVGVSETGSGKTLAYALPILHALKTLETEGNPVTEPNSPRAIVLVPSRELADQVSKVFKSLTHDTRLRVRPALGGMAMADTRKNIAGPFEILLATPGRLVQLIEGEMINLSDVRTLVFDEADQMMDQGFLPDSSFVVDSCPKELQLALFSATVSPTVQELMNELFENAEVIRSEGSGKPVKTLTTTNLKVEDGKRWPLFEMLIKQRVEGGTMVFANTREQCDKIAQELTAKGYECVIYRGEMEKADRRDNLKKFRDGKVSLLIATDLAGRGLDIPHVGRVINYHLPKQMENYVHRAGRTARAGRKGTVVNLVTERDVQLISKLDGVKQVTFEKRQKPAPGKQTGKPAPKQAHGKPAAGGKPKAKSAPPHSAKPKHKSFGGKSKRP
- a CDS encoding DUF4423 domain-containing protein; its protein translation is MPLERYLSYRHFLADELKKRQSNDRNYSVRSFAKELEIRSSRLTEILHGKVGLSEDRAVVVAERLKIPDEEKKIFVDLVQSVHGRGTVTRKIAIERLRQRFPEARELQLDEFELIADWYHLAIMELIDLEGFQGNADFISKKLNVSIETATQALERLMRLGLVVRDGDSFRRSEINRTTTQDISSSAIRSYHRQLLDKAEQALEERNVTERDFSSVVFSIRKEKIPVLKEFIQRLCQEFDRELEQQSEPVPKDSVYCFSTQFFELTEKA